A part of Aspergillus flavus chromosome 5, complete sequence genomic DNA contains:
- a CDS encoding YjeF N-terminal domain-containing protein — MFRSSLTALKRYPLPASIRYYSRTARMSLKAISSKDAASLDKDLMEIGGWSLDQLMELAGLSVSQAVHRVHPPSAGKNILVVCGPGNNGGDGLVAARHLAQYGYEPSVYYPKEGKNELYQRLKTQLDNLSVPFITDFPVAIKSADLLVDAIFGFSFGGPLRDPFPTIISQIEAASVPVLSVDAPSSWDIEGGPPKEGPGSKFMPEYLISLTAPKPCVKYYQGRHFLGGRFLTKSITEKYGLDLPNYPGIDQIVEVGVDAEGRL, encoded by the exons ATGTTTCGTTCTTCATTGACAGCGCTCAAACGATATCCACTCCCCGCCTCGATTCGATACTACAGTAGAACCGCCAGAATGTCGTTGAAG GCTATCTCTTCTAAAGATGCCGCATCCCTAGACAAAGACCTGATGGAGATTGGAGGATGGTCCCTGGACCAACTGATGGAACTTGCTGGATTGTCTGTTTCGCAAGCAG TCCATCGCGTACATCCTCCAAGCGCTGGAAAGAACATCCTAGTTGTTTGCGGCCCCGGAAATAACG GAGGAGACGGTCTAGTCGCTGCTCGCCACCTCGCTCAGTACGGCTATGAGCCATCCGTTTATTATCCCAAAGAGGGCAAGAACGAGCTTTACCAG CGTCTCAAAACCCAACTCGACAACCTCTCCGTGCCATTCATTACCGATTTCCCTGTCGCAATCAAATCTGCTGATCTCTTAGTTGATGCAATTTTCGGTTTTTCTTTCGGTGGTCCCCTCCGTGACCCTTTCCCGACCATCATCTCTCAGATTGAGGCAGCTTCGGTGCCTGTACTGAGCGTCGATGCGCCCAGCTCTTGGGATATAGAGGGTGGTCCACCTAAGGAAGGACCTGGGTCTAAGTTTATGCCAGAATATCTAATCAGTTTAACAGCGCCAAAGCCGTGTGTGAAGTATTACCAGGGGAGGCATTTCCTCGGTGGTCGGTTTTTGACGAAGAGTATCACGGAGAAGTACGGCCTGGACCTTCCCAACTACCCAGGCATTGACCAAATCgtggaggttggggttgaTGCCGAGGGAAGGCTTTAA